One segment of Thermosynechococcus sp. HN-54 DNA contains the following:
- the hemF gene encoding oxygen-dependent coproporphyrinogen oxidase, translating into MTIATSATPPTVPSDSRQRVATFLKDLQDQICQALEATDGGARFHEDSWQRPEGGGGRSRVMKNGQLLEQGGVNFSEVWGEQLPPSILAQRPEAAGHGFYATGTSMVLHPRNPYVPTVHLNYRYFEAGPVWWFGGGADLTPYYPFAEDAKHFHQVHKAACDRHHSEYYPVFKRWCDEYFYLKHRGETRGVGGIFFDYQDGSDRELYRGPHPDGEAARYSQKVGSIGNRSWEDLFAFIQSCGQAFLEAYLPIVERRRHLEYGDRERQFQLYRRGRYVEFNLVYDRGTIFGLQTNGRTESILMSLPPLVRWEYGYTPEPNSREAELYTTFLKPQDWVNWPS; encoded by the coding sequence ATGACTATTGCAACTTCTGCTACCCCTCCTACTGTGCCGAGCGACTCGCGTCAACGGGTGGCCACGTTTCTCAAAGACCTACAGGATCAGATTTGTCAGGCCTTAGAGGCAACCGATGGCGGTGCCCGCTTTCATGAAGACAGTTGGCAACGTCCCGAAGGGGGGGGCGGTCGCTCGCGGGTGATGAAAAATGGCCAGCTTCTGGAGCAGGGAGGGGTCAATTTCTCAGAAGTGTGGGGGGAGCAGTTGCCGCCCTCAATCTTGGCACAGCGGCCGGAGGCGGCGGGTCATGGCTTCTATGCCACGGGTACCTCAATGGTGCTCCATCCCCGCAATCCCTATGTGCCAACGGTGCATTTGAACTACCGCTATTTTGAAGCAGGCCCTGTGTGGTGGTTTGGCGGTGGCGCAGATTTGACCCCTTACTACCCCTTTGCCGAGGATGCTAAGCATTTTCACCAAGTCCATAAGGCTGCCTGCGATCGCCACCACAGCGAATACTATCCTGTTTTTAAGCGCTGGTGCGATGAATACTTTTACCTGAAGCATCGCGGCGAAACCCGTGGCGTGGGCGGGATTTTCTTTGACTACCAAGATGGCAGCGATCGCGAGCTTTACCGTGGTCCCCATCCCGATGGCGAGGCCGCTCGCTACAGCCAAAAGGTGGGTTCCATTGGCAATCGTTCGTGGGAAGACCTCTTTGCCTTTATTCAAAGCTGTGGTCAAGCGTTTCTAGAGGCCTACCTACCGATTGTGGAACGGCGGCGTCACCTTGAGTATGGCGATCGCGAGCGGCAATTTCAGCTCTATCGTCGCGGCCGCTATGTGGAATTCAACCTTGTCTATGACCGCGGCACCATCTTTGGCCTGCAAACCAATGGTCGCACCGAGTCGATTTTGATGTCACTGCCCCCCCTTGTGCGCTGGGAATATGGCTATACACCGGAACCCAACAGCCGCGAAGCGGAACTGTACACCACCTTTCTCAAGCCCCAAGACTGGGTCAATTGGCCAAGCTAA
- a CDS encoding cofactor assembly of complex C subunit B encodes MTDQFLRYLPLATGVLGGTLLLVNRLLTPMLTPSQARADVVGVILAAVLILTTLIWQQVQPRPPQAVILEGEEGFELAADLSPELKTELAWLSYTLLTNTPTKSIVIWRGDRPLLRRGILGPKSMTATGAIVQRALQTQRPIYLVDLALYPGRIEFDYLPPNTQGVICQPVDAQTVMILGTNAPRSYTKQDEQWVAALAAKFAQVLAEQYNKA; translated from the coding sequence ATGACGGATCAATTTCTGCGCTATTTACCCCTAGCAACGGGGGTTTTGGGAGGCACACTGCTCCTCGTCAATCGCCTCTTGACGCCAATGCTAACGCCCTCGCAAGCCCGCGCTGATGTTGTGGGGGTGATCTTGGCAGCGGTATTGATTTTGACGACGCTGATTTGGCAGCAGGTGCAACCCCGTCCGCCGCAAGCGGTGATCCTCGAAGGTGAAGAAGGGTTTGAGCTAGCGGCAGATCTCTCCCCTGAGTTGAAAACTGAACTGGCGTGGCTGTCCTACACGTTGTTGACGAATACGCCTACAAAGTCCATCGTCATTTGGCGGGGCGATCGCCCCCTCTTGCGGCGAGGTATTCTTGGGCCAAAATCTATGACGGCCACCGGTGCGATTGTTCAGCGAGCACTGCAAACCCAACGTCCCATCTATTTAGTGGATCTGGCACTTTACCCCGGCCGCATTGAATTTGACTATTTGCCCCCCAATACCCAAGGGGTGATCTGCCAACCAGTGGATGCGCAAACGGTGATGATTCTGGGCACCAATGCCCCTCGCAGCTATACCAAGCAGGATGAGCAGTGGGTGGCTGCCCTTGCCGCCAAGTTCGCCCAAGTGCTAGCAGAACAGTACAATAAAGCCTAG
- a CDS encoding L,D-transpeptidase: MQGQGFLQAGQRAIAAFGLVTFSLCGQLSSTLATAPPPTTTEPRVAPLRLEISLSRRQLTLYQGQTPLRRYPVAVGRPGWETPTGQFQIREMIRNPAWKNPFTGAVIAGGHPRNPLGRRWIGFWSDGKNWVGLHGTPNPDSIGHAVSHGCVRMYNHHIEELFEKVKLGVPVIVVR; the protein is encoded by the coding sequence ATGCAAGGACAAGGGTTCCTCCAGGCAGGCCAGCGAGCGATCGCGGCTTTTGGACTAGTGACTTTCAGCCTTTGCGGTCAGCTTTCCTCTACCCTTGCCACCGCCCCCCCACCTACCACAACCGAACCAAGGGTTGCCCCCCTGCGCCTAGAAATTAGCCTATCGCGGCGCCAATTGACCCTCTATCAAGGGCAAACTCCCCTGCGGCGGTATCCAGTGGCCGTGGGTCGGCCGGGGTGGGAGACCCCCACGGGTCAATTTCAAATTCGCGAGATGATTCGCAATCCCGCTTGGAAAAACCCCTTTACAGGTGCCGTCATTGCCGGTGGACATCCGCGGAATCCCTTGGGGCGGCGTTGGATTGGCTTTTGGAGTGACGGCAAAAATTGGGTTGGACTCCACGGTACCCCAAATCCGGATTCCATTGGCCATGCCGTCTCCCATGGTTGTGTGCGCATGTATAACCACCACATTGAGGAGCTTTTTGAAAAAGTAAAGCTGGGTGTGCCCGTAATTGTCGTGCGCTAG
- a CDS encoding CPBP family intramembrane glutamic endopeptidase has protein sequence MPLLQEISQLIPPLRNWLTKAPQAFLRLPRFSTRREQQTAIAACGLWFLAQLLYLHYLSLTPWPWPESLVEAAAIVIIGGFPVLWWASGERDFRRMAQRWPQRLLLSLALYIAIGLMLPQAGRFPWQRVLTNLIFADQPWLNLLIFLGGVWAMVQVPCLLRQKTTPTPLLWAWISGAALYLLLSHSGLISPAFPKEYTEGFIITPIYLFLCAWGDWQRRHPPRATPKGLGLHDIPLIAVSLFSLYWFSRPYFRFGPFVALQLFILVIIFGSGLGRSHFGYSFEPRWRDARLLAGMFLAALVTMVPLGSLLGFLPLAEFNFTPSPLEVFVYVTLFAMRVGIFEEALFRSGLMIFVRDLLQQYGGDRQRPVVIAWGAILICSLLFGVLHVGNEPNADIQLPLMAYRGVYILMATLASLFYCLTFACTQRLWAGVMLHGLVDAIAVVFFGAALVAPF, from the coding sequence ATGCCGCTTCTTCAAGAGATTAGCCAGTTGATACCACCGCTCAGGAACTGGTTGACCAAAGCCCCCCAAGCTTTTCTCAGGTTACCCCGATTTTCAACGCGCCGAGAGCAACAGACAGCGATCGCAGCCTGTGGTCTGTGGTTTTTGGCACAACTGCTCTACCTCCACTACTTGTCATTAACCCCTTGGCCGTGGCCAGAAAGTCTCGTGGAAGCTGCCGCCATCGTGATCATTGGCGGTTTCCCCGTGCTGTGGTGGGCAAGCGGCGAGCGGGATTTTAGACGGATGGCTCAACGGTGGCCGCAACGGTTGCTCCTAAGTTTGGCACTGTACATTGCCATTGGCTTGATGCTCCCCCAAGCAGGCCGCTTTCCTTGGCAGCGGGTTCTCACCAATTTAATCTTTGCTGATCAGCCGTGGCTGAACTTGCTGATCTTTCTCGGGGGAGTGTGGGCAATGGTACAGGTTCCTTGCCTGCTGCGGCAGAAAACTACGCCGACGCCGCTGTTGTGGGCTTGGATCAGCGGAGCAGCGCTCTACTTGTTGCTCAGCCATAGTGGGCTGATCTCGCCAGCCTTTCCCAAGGAGTACACTGAAGGGTTCATCATTACGCCCATTTATCTCTTCCTCTGTGCTTGGGGCGATTGGCAGCGGCGACACCCCCCACGGGCGACCCCAAAGGGATTGGGACTGCACGACATTCCCTTAATTGCGGTCTCGCTTTTTAGCCTCTACTGGTTCTCGAGACCCTACTTTCGCTTTGGTCCTTTTGTGGCGCTGCAACTGTTTATTCTTGTGATCATTTTTGGCAGTGGGCTGGGGCGATCGCACTTTGGCTATAGCTTTGAACCCCGCTGGCGCGATGCCCGTTTATTGGCGGGAATGTTCTTGGCGGCTCTAGTGACCATGGTGCCCTTGGGAAGTCTATTGGGCTTTTTGCCCTTGGCGGAATTCAACTTCACGCCCTCGCCCCTAGAGGTGTTTGTTTATGTCACCCTCTTTGCAATGCGGGTGGGCATTTTTGAGGAGGCACTCTTTCGCAGTGGCTTGATGATTTTCGTGCGGGATCTGTTGCAGCAGTATGGGGGCGATCGCCAGCGTCCGGTGGTCATTGCTTGGGGCGCCATTCTCATTTGTTCGCTCCTCTTTGGCGTTCTTCATGTGGGTAATGAGCCGAATGCCGATATTCAACTGCCCCTCATGGCCTACCGAGGAGTTTATATTCTCATGGCAACATTGGCCTCCCTCTTTTACTGCCTGACGTTTGCCTGTACACAGCGCCTCTGGGCAGGGGTCATGCTCCATGGCCTAGTGGATGCGATCGCCGTTGTCTTTTTTGGCGCAGCCCTTGTCGCTCCTTTCTAG
- the pheS gene encoding phenylalanine--tRNA ligase subunit alpha produces MTTPTLDRDLLSQQLKDLEAKALQAIATASSLDTLEQLRVAYLGKKGELSQILALMGKLPPSDRPTIGTLANTLKEKLLQELEARRETLQAEKIAAQLAAESLDVTMPGVFRPQGHIHPLNSTIDRILDIFVGLGYTVANGPEMETDYYNFEALNTPADHPARDMQDTFYLPDGNLLRTHTSSVQIRYMELNDPPIRIVAPGRCYRRDTEDATHAAVFHQIEILAVDEGLTFTDLKGTVTTFLAELFGEVPIRFRASYFPFTEPSAEVDVQWQGRWLEVMGCGMVDPAVLKNVGYDPEVYTGFAAGFGVERFAMVLHQIDDIRRFYTSDLRFLRQF; encoded by the coding sequence ATGACGACCCCCACCCTTGATCGTGACCTGCTCAGCCAACAACTTAAAGATTTAGAAGCCAAAGCCCTGCAGGCGATCGCCACAGCCAGCAGCCTCGATACCCTAGAACAACTGCGTGTGGCCTACCTTGGCAAAAAAGGGGAACTCTCGCAAATTCTCGCCCTCATGGGGAAATTGCCCCCTAGCGATCGCCCCACCATCGGTACCCTTGCCAATACCCTCAAGGAAAAACTGCTCCAAGAACTAGAAGCACGCCGAGAAACCCTCCAAGCCGAAAAAATTGCTGCTCAATTGGCAGCTGAGAGCTTGGATGTGACGATGCCGGGTGTGTTTCGCCCCCAAGGCCACATTCACCCCCTCAATAGCACCATTGACCGCATCCTCGATATTTTTGTGGGTCTCGGCTATACCGTTGCCAATGGCCCAGAAATGGAAACTGACTACTACAACTTTGAAGCCCTCAACACCCCTGCGGATCACCCTGCTCGCGATATGCAGGATACGTTCTACCTGCCGGATGGTAATCTCCTGCGCACCCACACCTCATCAGTGCAGATTCGCTACATGGAACTCAACGATCCGCCCATCCGCATTGTTGCCCCTGGGCGCTGCTACCGCCGCGACACTGAAGATGCCACCCATGCCGCCGTCTTCCATCAGATTGAAATTTTGGCAGTGGATGAGGGGCTGACGTTTACGGATCTCAAGGGCACTGTCACCACCTTCCTCGCGGAACTGTTTGGCGAAGTTCCAATTCGTTTCCGCGCGAGCTATTTTCCCTTTACGGAACCCTCCGCCGAAGTAGATGTGCAGTGGCAGGGGCGCTGGCTAGAGGTGATGGGCTGTGGCATGGTGGATCCCGCTGTCTTGAAAAATGTGGGCTACGATCCAGAGGTCTATACGGGCTTTGCTGCCGGATTTGGCGTGGAGCGGTTTGCCATGGTGCTGCATCAAATTGATGACATTCGCCGCTTTTACACCAGTGATTTGCGCTTTCTGCGGCAGTTTTAG
- a CDS encoding ParA family protein: MAEPRLLAVLNGKGGVGKTTTAINLAATYAEQYKVLLVDTDPQASATWWFQRSGQSMGFDLAQEVNPTLLSKVRQLSGYDLIVVDTPPALASSALAAIVPIADYLVLPTPPAPIDLAALIETVKQVVQPSKVPHRVLLTRVDPRCVNEALEAQNTLLQLGVAACHSFIRAYKAHERAALDGVPITQWKGKQAKEAQADYRRVAEELQRDWR; encoded by the coding sequence TTGGCTGAACCCCGTCTGCTCGCTGTGCTTAACGGTAAGGGAGGCGTTGGCAAAACCACAACGGCAATCAACCTAGCAGCCACCTATGCCGAGCAGTACAAAGTGTTGTTGGTGGATACGGATCCCCAAGCCTCAGCCACCTGGTGGTTTCAGCGCAGTGGACAATCCATGGGCTTTGATTTGGCGCAGGAGGTCAACCCCACGCTCCTCAGCAAGGTGCGCCAGCTCTCTGGCTATGACTTAATTGTCGTGGATACCCCCCCTGCCTTGGCATCCAGTGCCCTTGCAGCAATTGTACCCATTGCCGACTATCTGGTGCTGCCCACCCCCCCCGCCCCCATTGATCTAGCCGCCCTCATTGAAACAGTGAAGCAAGTGGTGCAACCGTCTAAAGTTCCTCACCGCGTTTTGCTCACCCGCGTTGATCCCCGCTGTGTCAATGAAGCCCTCGAAGCCCAAAATACGCTTTTGCAGTTGGGCGTAGCCGCCTGCCACTCCTTTATCCGCGCCTACAAAGCCCACGAACGGGCGGCTCTCGACGGCGTACCCATTACCCAATGGAAAGGCAAACAGGCCAAAGAAGCCCAAGCAGATTACCGCCGTGTTGCCGAAGAACTACAGCGGGACTGGCGATAA
- the acnB gene encoding bifunctional aconitate hydratase 2/2-methylisocitrate dehydratase: MDTTVLSQYRQQTQERAALGIPPLPLTAAETSAVCDLLQHPPAGEEDYLLYLIRDRVPPGVDEAAYIKAGFLTAIAKGELTSPLITPVAAVELLGTMLGGYNVQSLIDLLRHETPALASAAAKALSHILLVYDAFHDVQDLMHQGNPYARQVMESWANGDWFTCRDPLPEAITVTVFKVDGETNTDDLSPAPHATTRPDIPLHATVMLETRLPGALQIIAELKQKGYPLAYVGDVVGTGSSRKSATNSVIWHIGRDIPCVPNKRTGGVCLGGKIAPIFFNTMEDSGALPIECDVTRMNMGDVITIYPYRGEITNEAGEVISRFTLKPDTLLDEVRAGGRIPLLIGRTLTDKARAALGLEPSPLFTRPKPPVESSKGYTLAQKIVGKACGLPGVRPGTYCEPVMTTVGSQDTTGPMTRDELKELACLGFGADLVLQSFCHTAAYPKPIDIKTHKELPDFITSRGGVSLRPGDGIIHSWLNRMLLPDTVGTGGDSHTRFPLGISFPAGSGLVAFAAALGVMPLDMPESVLVRFKGSLQPGVTLRDIVNAIPYVAIQQGKLTIAKENKKNVFSGRIMEMEGLPDLQLEQAFELTDATAERSAAGCTIKLSEETVATYLRSNVVLLKNMVARGYGDARTILRRMKKMEAWLANPSLLSADPDAEYADIIEVDLDQIKEPLVAAPNDPDNIKTLSECAGDAVQEVFIGSCMTNIGHYRAAAKVLEGEGPVKVRLWIAPPTRMDEQQLREEGYYSIFAAAGARMELPGCSLCMGNQARVADNTTVFSTSTRNFNNRMGKGARVYLGSAELAAVCALLGRIPTREEYLAIVTRKIDPFAADLYRYLYFDQIPDYENQGRLISKEEEAKLVASIGG; encoded by the coding sequence GTGGACACAACCGTACTCAGCCAATACCGTCAGCAAACCCAAGAACGTGCTGCTTTGGGGATTCCCCCCTTGCCCTTGACGGCGGCAGAAACCTCAGCGGTCTGTGATCTACTGCAACACCCCCCAGCGGGAGAGGAAGACTACCTACTGTACCTGATTCGCGATCGCGTGCCCCCCGGTGTGGATGAAGCGGCCTACATTAAAGCTGGGTTTTTGACAGCGATCGCCAAGGGAGAACTGACTAGTCCTCTCATCACCCCCGTTGCCGCCGTTGAACTCCTAGGGACAATGTTGGGGGGTTACAATGTCCAATCCCTGATTGACCTGCTGCGCCATGAGACCCCAGCACTTGCCAGTGCAGCAGCCAAAGCCCTGAGCCACATCCTCTTGGTCTATGACGCCTTTCACGACGTCCAAGATCTGATGCACCAAGGCAATCCCTACGCCCGCCAAGTGATGGAATCTTGGGCCAATGGGGATTGGTTTACCTGTCGTGATCCGCTACCAGAGGCCATTACCGTCACGGTTTTTAAGGTGGACGGCGAAACCAATACCGATGACCTCTCCCCTGCCCCCCATGCCACTACCCGTCCCGATATTCCCCTGCACGCTACAGTGATGCTCGAAACCCGCTTGCCGGGAGCACTACAAATCATTGCCGAACTCAAGCAAAAGGGGTATCCCCTTGCCTATGTGGGGGATGTGGTTGGCACCGGTTCCTCCCGCAAGTCCGCCACCAACTCCGTGATTTGGCACATTGGCCGTGACATTCCCTGCGTCCCCAATAAACGGACAGGGGGTGTTTGTCTCGGTGGCAAAATTGCCCCCATTTTCTTCAACACCATGGAGGACTCCGGCGCGCTGCCCATTGAGTGCGATGTCACCCGAATGAATATGGGGGACGTGATCACGATTTATCCCTATCGAGGCGAAATCACCAATGAAGCGGGAGAGGTGATTAGTCGCTTTACTCTCAAGCCCGATACCCTCTTGGACGAAGTGCGGGCGGGGGGCCGCATTCCCCTTCTCATTGGTCGTACCCTCACTGACAAAGCACGGGCTGCCCTTGGCCTAGAACCCAGTCCCCTCTTTACCCGTCCCAAGCCCCCCGTCGAGAGCAGTAAGGGCTATACCTTGGCGCAAAAAATCGTTGGCAAAGCCTGTGGTCTCCCTGGTGTCCGCCCGGGCACCTACTGCGAACCGGTCATGACCACGGTTGGCTCGCAGGATACGACAGGCCCGATGACCCGTGATGAACTCAAGGAGCTGGCCTGCCTTGGCTTTGGTGCCGATTTGGTGTTGCAAAGTTTCTGCCATACAGCAGCCTATCCCAAGCCCATTGACATCAAAACCCACAAAGAGCTGCCCGACTTTATCACCTCGCGGGGTGGCGTCTCGCTGCGACCGGGGGATGGCATTATTCACTCTTGGCTCAACCGCATGCTGCTACCCGATACCGTAGGCACCGGGGGCGATTCCCATACCCGTTTTCCCTTGGGCATTTCCTTCCCAGCAGGTTCTGGCTTGGTGGCTTTTGCGGCGGCCTTGGGGGTGATGCCCTTGGATATGCCGGAGTCGGTGCTGGTGCGCTTCAAAGGTTCGTTGCAGCCGGGGGTGACGCTGCGGGACATTGTCAATGCCATTCCCTATGTGGCCATTCAGCAGGGCAAGCTCACCATCGCCAAGGAAAATAAAAAGAATGTGTTTTCCGGACGGATCATGGAAATGGAGGGGCTGCCAGACTTGCAACTGGAGCAGGCCTTTGAACTGACCGATGCTACAGCGGAGCGATCGGCAGCAGGCTGCACCATTAAACTCAGTGAAGAAACAGTGGCGACCTACCTGCGCTCGAATGTGGTACTGCTCAAGAACATGGTGGCTCGCGGCTATGGCGATGCCCGTACAATTCTGCGGCGGATGAAAAAAATGGAGGCGTGGTTGGCCAATCCCAGTCTTCTCTCTGCGGATCCGGACGCTGAGTATGCCGATATCATTGAGGTCGATCTCGATCAAATCAAAGAACCCTTGGTAGCGGCGCCCAATGATCCCGACAATATCAAAACCCTCTCAGAATGTGCGGGAGATGCGGTGCAGGAGGTCTTTATTGGTTCTTGCATGACGAATATCGGTCACTACCGTGCCGCAGCCAAGGTTCTTGAAGGAGAAGGCCCCGTCAAAGTTCGCCTCTGGATTGCGCCGCCGACGCGCATGGATGAGCAACAGTTGCGTGAAGAGGGCTACTACAGCATTTTTGCTGCGGCTGGCGCACGAATGGAGCTGCCGGGCTGCTCCCTGTGTATGGGAAATCAAGCTCGCGTTGCTGACAACACCACCGTTTTTTCCACCTCCACACGGAACTTCAATAACCGCATGGGCAAAGGGGCACGGGTCTATCTCGGATCCGCAGAGCTAGCAGCAGTCTGTGCCCTGCTGGGGCGTATTCCCACCCGCGAGGAGTACCTGGCGATCGTGACGCGGAAAATTGATCCCTTTGCAGCGGATCTCTATCGCTACCTCTACTTTGACCAAATTCCCGACTACGAAAACCAAGGCCGCCTCATTTCCAAAGAGGAGGAAGCGAAGCTAGTAGCCAGTATTGGCGGCTAG
- a CDS encoding CrcB family protein, whose translation MIAPESLLAIAIGAVPGALTRYYVGLWSDRRFGTLVFGTLTVNLMGAFLMGFLSHVLARWGAPLWLSYGITVGFLGSLTTFSTFTLEVSNLRREGYSRIAWFYWLSTPILGFLCVEAGIAFSHWVKING comes from the coding sequence ATGATTGCCCCTGAGAGTTTATTGGCCATTGCCATTGGGGCAGTGCCCGGCGCCTTGACCAGATATTATGTGGGTCTGTGGAGCGATCGCCGCTTTGGCACCCTTGTGTTTGGTACCTTGACAGTGAATCTCATGGGTGCCTTTCTCATGGGTTTTTTGAGCCATGTTTTAGCCCGTTGGGGGGCACCGCTGTGGCTCAGCTATGGCATCACGGTGGGATTTTTGGGGTCTTTGACCACCTTTTCCACATTTACCCTCGAGGTATCTAACCTGCGCCGCGAAGGCTACTCCCGCATTGCGTGGTTTTATTGGCTCAGTACGCCGATCCTTGGGTTTCTTTGTGTGGAAGCCGGTATCGCTTTCTCCCATTGGGTTAAGATCAACGGCTAG
- the crcB gene encoding fluoride efflux transporter CrcB, with product MHPRLRPALAVSLGAIPGALSRFLLEVYLEPYLAGNVPFATLVVNVTGCFLLGVIAPLAFARTFVLHPDLRLLLTTGFIGSYTTFSSYELDNDKLLGIRDAAVQGFYWLGSMGLGLLALELGSRLTLRSLAHWEKWDDCP from the coding sequence ATGCATCCCCGCTTGCGCCCTGCGTTGGCCGTTAGTCTTGGAGCCATCCCCGGTGCCTTGAGTCGCTTCTTACTAGAGGTCTATTTGGAACCCTATCTTGCCGGCAATGTGCCCTTTGCTACGCTTGTTGTCAATGTCACGGGCTGCTTTTTGCTGGGGGTGATTGCCCCCCTTGCCTTTGCCCGCACGTTTGTCCTGCACCCCGATTTGCGCCTACTCTTGACAACGGGATTCATTGGTTCCTACACTACCTTTTCATCCTACGAGTTGGATAACGATAAGCTATTGGGGATCAGGGATGCCGCCGTCCAAGGCTTTTACTGGCTTGGCAGTATGGGACTAGGGTTGCTCGCACTGGAGTTGGGCAGCCGCTTAACGCTGCGGAGTCTAGCCCACTGGGAGAAGTGGGATGATTGCCCCTGA
- a CDS encoding sodium:proton antiporter, which yields MSAILETLALILLLGFFAGQLARRLGAPALIGMILVGIVLGPAALNLLQTDVLTAAPTFRAVAVMVILMKAGLGLDRQKLAQQGTVALRLGVLPALCEMAVVAGVAMLLLGFDLRQGLLLGAIVAPESPAVIVPGMLRLKSLGWGVDKGISDAILSGSAISDVVVLLLFSLLMGSEHEAGFLGALPPALGVSVQALLEIGGGLIVGYGLAWALVFLLVKQNWSQNRVQTTLVAAAVALGAVGLADRLPLFSGYLAVMSAGFFLIEMDAPLARQLRGGFDVLWQVAEIFLFVLLGASVQLGVLQSSLGVGLVILAVGTLIGRGIGWYLSTLGSNWTLSERLFLLPGNSAKATVQAAIGALPLSAGVAGGETMLAIAVLSILITAPLGAWAIPTFAPKLLQKGEVDPTKVLLQPRVVLLTPVDVSSVTPYVLQKAAELARRADAEVIVLHVQDVPEPKAVATLETQIKQYLADIRYRFIVTAGPITEAILDTAALYNVTEIILGKHGQKGLKRVLMGSVCQSILETSTRPVLIVEEPRS from the coding sequence ATGTCAGCCATTCTAGAAACCCTTGCCCTGATTCTCCTGCTGGGATTCTTTGCGGGTCAGTTGGCACGGCGACTGGGGGCACCGGCCTTGATCGGCATGATTCTCGTCGGGATTGTCCTCGGGCCTGCGGCCTTGAATTTGTTGCAAACCGATGTCCTAACGGCAGCCCCCACCTTTCGGGCTGTTGCGGTGATGGTGATTTTGATGAAGGCGGGGCTAGGCTTGGATCGCCAGAAGTTGGCACAACAGGGCACGGTGGCGCTACGCCTCGGTGTATTACCCGCACTGTGTGAAATGGCAGTTGTGGCCGGGGTGGCCATGCTCCTACTGGGATTTGATTTGCGCCAAGGACTATTATTGGGAGCGATCGTGGCACCAGAGTCCCCGGCTGTCATTGTGCCAGGCATGCTACGGCTAAAAAGTTTAGGCTGGGGCGTGGACAAAGGCATTAGTGATGCGATTCTCTCGGGCAGTGCCATTTCTGATGTGGTGGTGCTGCTGCTTTTTAGTCTGCTGATGGGGTCTGAGCATGAGGCAGGATTCCTAGGGGCTTTGCCACCAGCCTTGGGGGTGAGTGTGCAGGCACTCCTTGAAATTGGTGGTGGCTTGATCGTGGGCTATGGCTTGGCATGGGCACTGGTCTTTTTGTTGGTCAAGCAAAACTGGAGTCAAAATCGGGTGCAAACGACGCTGGTGGCAGCAGCAGTGGCCTTAGGGGCGGTGGGCTTGGCCGATCGCCTGCCGTTGTTTTCCGGCTACCTTGCAGTTATGAGTGCAGGATTCTTCTTGATTGAGATGGATGCGCCCCTAGCGCGGCAATTGCGGGGGGGGTTTGATGTGCTGTGGCAGGTGGCAGAGATTTTTCTCTTTGTGCTGTTGGGTGCCAGTGTCCAGTTGGGGGTGTTGCAAAGTTCCCTCGGCGTGGGCTTGGTGATTTTAGCAGTGGGTACCTTGATTGGGCGCGGCATCGGTTGGTATCTTTCCACCCTTGGCAGTAATTGGACACTCTCAGAACGCCTCTTTTTACTGCCGGGGAATTCCGCAAAGGCAACGGTGCAAGCGGCGATCGGTGCTTTGCCCTTATCCGCTGGGGTGGCGGGGGGTGAAACGATGCTGGCGATCGCTGTCCTGTCGATCCTGATTACGGCTCCCTTGGGGGCATGGGCGATTCCCACGTTTGCGCCAAAACTCCTGCAAAAGGGCGAGGTGGATCCCACCAAAGTCCTGCTGCAACCACGGGTGGTTCTCTTAACACCGGTGGATGTTTCTAGTGTCACCCCCTACGTCCTGCAAAAGGCAGCGGAATTAGCGCGGCGTGCCGATGCAGAAGTGATTGTTCTCCATGTGCAGGACGTACCTGAACCCAAGGCAGTGGCCACACTCGAAACTCAAATTAAGCAGTACCTCGCAGATATTCGCTATCGTTTCATTGTGACCGCTGGCCCGATTACCGAAGCCATTTTGGATACCGCTGCCCTGTACAATGTGACTGAAATCATTCTTGGCAAACATGGTCAAAAGGGTCTCAAGCGTGTCCTCATGGGGTCTGTGTGTCAGAGTATTCTTGAGACCTCAACTCGACCTGTGTTGATTGTGGAGGAGCCACGCTCGTGA